TCGGTCGTCCAACTGCGCCATGCGCGCCCGGGCACACGAATGTGTTCGTAGAACCGGCCGAGCCAGATCGGCGACGCGCCGAGCCAGTACAGCACCTGCATGAACGTCCACCGTGCGAACACGAGCGCAAACGACCGCCCCGCGAATCGACGAGAAGACGTGATAACCGTCGCCGGCACGCGCACAAAGCGGCCGCGACGGCGCAAACGGCGCAGCAGGTCGAGGTCTTCGAAGATCGGGTACGGTCGAAAGCCACCGACGGCGTCGTAGGCATCTCGCCGCACGAAATAACCCGAATCACCATACCGCAGGCCGATCCACGACAGGTGGCGATACACCCACGTCAGGAACTTCGCCGACGCGAAGTCGCCGTCGAAGTGGATGTCGAAGTTCCCGCCAATCGCCTGCGGATCGCGCAGCGCTTGTTCGATCTGCGTCGCACCGTCCGGCGGGGGCAGGGTGTCGGCGTGCAGGAACCAGAGGGCATCCCCGGTCGCTGCGCTTGCGCCAACGTGCATCTGGCTGCCACGCCCGCGCGGGCCGTTGATCACGCGTACGCCCGGCCGCTCGGCGACGGCAACGGTGCCGTCGGTGCTGCCGCCATCCACCACGATCACCTCGAGTGGTGCGACG
Above is a genomic segment from Tepidisphaeraceae bacterium containing:
- a CDS encoding TIGR04283 family arsenosugar biosynthesis glycosyltransferase, which codes for MKLSVVIPVLNEAVTIDDTLRAVMARVAPLEVIVVDGGSTDGTVAVAERPGVRVINGPRGRGSQMHVGASAATGDALWFLHADTLPPPDGATQIEQALRDPQAIGGNFDIHFDGDFASAKFLTWVYRHLSWIGLRYGDSGYFVRRDAYDAVGGFRPYPIFEDLDLLRRLRRRGRFVRVPATVITSSRRFAGRSFALVFARWTFMQVLYWLGASPIWLGRFYEHIRVPGRAWRSWTTDKAKGTHHADLSANPR